In Anabaena sphaerica FACHB-251, the following proteins share a genomic window:
- a CDS encoding carbohydrate-binding module family 14 protein: MYANFDDVGVKSFYQCTAFGLQIMPCPSGLVFDFETQRCKWDINS; the protein is encoded by the coding sequence ATGTACGCTAACTTTGATGACGTTGGGGTAAAAAGCTTTTATCAATGCACAGCTTTTGGACTTCAAATAATGCCATGTCCAAGTGGCTTAGTATTTGATTTTGAAACCCAACGCTGCAAGTGGGACATCAACAGCTAA